The sequence CTCTCTTTACTATTTCAAGTGCAGCTTGTGCTTCAGCAAGCTCGCTGGCAGAGATGATAGTTTTTCGGTCGCTTCAAGGCCTGGGAGAGGCCTTTATCATGGGAGCAGCGCAAACTATTCTTTTTGCTGCTTACCCTCCTGAACGCCAAGGCCTTGCCATGGGTATATTTTCCCTGGGAGTGAGCTTTGCCCCGGCCTTAGGGCCTACCGCAGGCGGCTTTTTAACAGAACACTTTTCCTGGCGCTACATCTTTTATATCAACGTGCCTATCGGTATTTTGAATTTCTTGGCTGCCATATTCTTTCTAAAAGAGCTTTTGCCTCGTACCGGAAAACTCATCTTTAATTTTCGAAGTTATGTCCTGGTAAGCATTGCAACGGTTTCTCTTTTAATAATGCTTTCTAAAGGCCAACAATATGGCTGGTTTCAATCAACATTTATCGGGGTGCTTGGTTTTGTCTCTGCTATTTCTTTTTGCCTTTATATCATGTCTGAGATGAAGAGCAAAAACCCGCTTATTGATTTTAGTATTTATAAAATTCCTGAGTTTGGTCTGACTATGGGTTTTCATTTTTTTGTACTTGGCTTTGTGATGTATCAGATTTTTTATCTGTTGCCTCTTTATTATGAGAACTTAAAAGGCCTAACAACTCTTGACACAGGTATTCACATGCTGGCTTTTGCTGGTTTTATTGGCATTTTTTCTATTATTTCAGGTATCTTAAGCGATAAGATATCACCTGTAAAAATACTTTTCGTAAGTTTTGTTTTGTTATGTATTTGTAGTTATTTTCTTTTGCCAAAGCTAAACTATTGGCTTCCAGCAAAACATGCAGCCATTATTACGATTCCTTTTGGTATAGCCATGGGAACTTTTTTTGCTCCTTTATCAGCCCTTGCCTTGCGGCGCTTAGGGAATAGAGCAGGACT comes from Thermodesulfatator atlanticus DSM 21156 and encodes:
- a CDS encoding DHA2 family efflux MFS transporter permease subunit — translated: MNPSYKDLTTLERVLITCIVMVGAFIAILDTTIVDVVVPKMMAPLSTDLYGVQWVITAYMMAAAVGLLLITPLAQAYGFSKVFSLGIALFTISSAACASASSLAEMIVFRSLQGLGEAFIMGAAQTILFAAYPPERQGLAMGIFSLGVSFAPALGPTAGGFLTEHFSWRYIFYINVPIGILNFLAAIFFLKELLPRTGKLIFNFRSYVLVSIATVSLLIMLSKGQQYGWFQSTFIGVLGFVSAISFCLYIMSEMKSKNPLIDFSIYKIPEFGLTMGFHFFVLGFVMYQIFYLLPLYYENLKGLTTLDTGIHMLAFAGFIGIFSIISGILSDKISPVKILFVSFVLLCICSYFLLPKLNYWLPAKHAAIITIPFGIAMGTFFAPLSALALRRLGNRAGLGVALMHYQRFIGGSFGTAIATNTLEKRATFHFQEADSLQNINYVALFLKKVTHKLSTFFPDALAEAKAKALFYKWQEVMAYSLAFQDTFRHTTLYALLGGIFLAALMYQQRFKRRA